TAATATCAGGTTGATAATGTTTCCACTTGAATAGATTTTGTTTTTCATACTGATCACGTCCTTTTTTAGAGTACTAGTATCAGTATGTCCAAGTTTGGGAGATTGCTTCCATATATTTCTAATTTTTTGCACCAGAACCGTGATTCTTACCTAGAAAATTTAATTACTCGGAAATTATCTCCTTGTATATTTCTAATATCTAAAGCTTCTCTATCGTTAGTATGTCCTGTTAAATAAACAGTTTCTGAATCCTTTTTTACTACAAACATTGCATGATAGTAACTTCCTCCTGATTTTTTTTGAAGTTGTATAACATCTCCAACTTCAATATCTCTCATAATATTTAATTTATCTGGTGTAATTACTTTTTGAGTTTTACTCCAAAAGGTATAAAAATCTTCGACGTTTATCCATGTGCTAGATTCAGTAAAAATATTATCTCTTTGTTTTTTGCTGTACCAGTAATTTTTATTTGAAT
This sequence is a window from Bacillus pseudomycoides DSM 12442. Protein-coding genes within it:
- a CDS encoding amidase domain-containing protein translates to MKFKKKIMCTTLFFGILVTQNPLDSTIALASTIDNYQKSQDELATNNLNENQQLNIKNALDYVNNWWNNRNPDYAKWDPNDCMNYVSQILKAGGIKETLPSTIQPSGIDSNKNYWYSKKQRDNIFTESSTWINVEDFYTFWSKTQKVITPDKLNIMRDIEVGDVIQLQKKSGGSYYHAMFVVKKDSETVYLTGHTNDREALDIRNIQGDNFRVIKFSR